A single genomic interval of Flectobacillus major DSM 103 harbors:
- a CDS encoding sensor histidine kinase, whose product MKTPDIFRSVSLKTKYILFVSIIHGVIIFLTFRLLRENKLYFILSELFILISLGISIKLYQDFIQPLKFLLMGAEAIKDQDFAIKFRPIGRYEMDELINVYNSMIERLRAERLQVEEQHFFLEKLIQASPIAIIILDFDDNLLKTNPKAQDLLDLPEQFAAMPLAQINHPIIPHLLLLENGTAKTVQPNGLATFKLQRSFFMDKGFARPFIMIEELTAEILETEKKAYGKVIRMMAHEVNNSIGAVNSILEVTKKYINNDDLLNALQVASERNHRLNYFMRRFADIVRLPLPHKENKNIADVVKNAVSFMKLQAESKGISMQMDGEKEVMLLADIGQMEQVLVNILKNAIEACEAENQILIHIDSSKLVIKNNGKPIPADIEHRLFTPFFSNKPDGQGIGLMLIREILNNHGFDFSLQTHADNWTVFEISLVNHLANHTKFYPVNQQYSS is encoded by the coding sequence ATGAAAACTCCTGATATTTTTCGCTCTGTGTCGCTCAAAACAAAATATATTCTATTTGTTAGTATTATTCACGGAGTCATTATTTTTTTGACATTTAGGCTACTAAGGGAGAATAAATTGTACTTTATTCTGTCTGAGCTGTTTATATTAATTTCTTTGGGAATTTCTATTAAACTTTACCAAGATTTTATTCAGCCCTTGAAGTTTCTATTGATGGGAGCTGAAGCCATTAAAGACCAAGATTTTGCCATAAAATTCAGACCCATAGGGCGGTACGAAATGGACGAGCTTATCAATGTGTACAATAGCATGATTGAGCGTCTTAGGGCAGAACGCCTTCAAGTTGAAGAACAACATTTTTTTCTGGAAAAACTTATTCAAGCATCGCCAATTGCTATTATTATTTTAGATTTTGATGACAATTTGCTCAAAACCAATCCCAAAGCCCAAGACCTTTTGGATTTACCCGAACAGTTTGCGGCTATGCCTTTGGCCCAAATCAACCATCCTATTATTCCTCATTTGTTGTTGCTTGAGAACGGAACCGCCAAAACTGTTCAGCCCAATGGCTTGGCAACATTCAAGCTCCAACGTTCTTTTTTTATGGACAAAGGGTTTGCCAGACCATTCATTATGATAGAAGAGCTAACAGCAGAAATATTAGAGACCGAAAAAAAAGCTTATGGAAAAGTAATTAGAATGATGGCTCATGAGGTTAACAATTCGATAGGGGCAGTCAATTCAATTTTGGAAGTAACCAAAAAATACATCAATAACGACGACCTACTAAACGCCCTACAAGTAGCCAGCGAGCGAAACCACCGCCTTAACTATTTTATGAGGCGTTTTGCCGATATTGTACGTTTGCCTTTGCCTCATAAAGAAAACAAGAATATTGCAGATGTAGTAAAAAACGCTGTATCTTTCATGAAATTACAGGCCGAAAGTAAGGGTATTAGTATGCAAATGGACGGTGAAAAAGAAGTAATGCTTTTGGCCGATATAGGGCAAATGGAACAAGTATTGGTGAATATTCTGAAAAATGCTATTGAAGCCTGCGAAGCAGAAAACCAGATTTTAATACACATTGACTCTTCAAAATTAGTGATTAAAAACAACGGAAAACCTATTCCTGCCGACATAGAACATCGTTTATTTACACCTTTTTTTAGTAATAAACCCGATGGGCAAGGCATTGGCTTGATGCTGATTCGAGAAATATTGAACAATCATGGTTTTGATTTTTCGCTCCAAACTCATGCCGATAATTGGACGGTTTTTGAAATATCACTGGTAAATCATTTAGCAAATCACACAAAGTTTTACCCCGTAAACCAACAGTATAGTTCTTGA
- a CDS encoding sigma-54-dependent transcriptional regulator — translation MNKILAIDDDIAVQTSLSLMLRQEGFQVKTCSSPVLAMDIIEAYKPDLIILDLNFSIETSGEEGMKALKMIRGAFPDMAIILLTGWGTINLAVEGMKLGARDFVTKPWQNDYIVQSINTILNLSQQKVQSPNRRKLDQQYQFEHIVGDDPQLLEILETIGRVATTDAPVLITGESGTGKELIAEAIHQNSKRRNRPFVKVNLGGVSATLFESELFGHTRGAFTDAKSDRVGRFELANKGTIFLDEIGDLDLSSQVKLLRVLQDRTFEPLGSSKSKTVDVRVICATNRNLEEMVAQNTFREDLYYRINLITVKLPALRERPDDIAALALYFVNNLKTIYERPHLKIHPKAIAWLKGLPLPGNIRQLKNLVEKTILLSPNDELEIADFQKNISVNTQQVSKNSLPEVGTMTLDEMELLMIQRAMAFHQNKISKVARALGITRFALYRRLEKFDIPFSE, via the coding sequence ATGAATAAAATATTAGCCATAGACGATGATATTGCCGTTCAAACCTCACTTTCTTTGATGCTTCGGCAAGAAGGCTTTCAGGTAAAAACCTGTTCTTCGCCTGTATTAGCCATGGACATTATCGAAGCCTACAAACCTGATTTAATTATTCTTGACCTCAATTTTTCGATAGAAACATCGGGGGAAGAAGGAATGAAGGCTCTTAAGATGATTCGTGGGGCTTTTCCAGATATGGCTATTATTTTACTAACTGGCTGGGGTACAATCAATTTGGCAGTAGAAGGCATGAAGCTAGGAGCCAGAGATTTTGTCACAAAACCTTGGCAAAACGACTATATCGTTCAGTCAATAAATACGATTTTGAACCTATCTCAACAGAAAGTTCAGTCGCCCAACCGCCGAAAACTTGACCAACAATATCAGTTTGAGCATATCGTGGGCGATGACCCCCAACTTCTGGAAATACTAGAAACCATTGGCCGTGTAGCCACTACCGATGCTCCTGTACTAATAACAGGTGAAAGTGGCACAGGAAAAGAACTTATTGCAGAAGCTATTCATCAAAATAGCAAACGCCGAAACCGCCCGTTTGTCAAGGTAAATTTAGGCGGAGTATCGGCTACATTGTTTGAAAGTGAATTATTTGGACATACACGCGGGGCATTTACCGATGCTAAGTCTGACCGAGTGGGGCGTTTTGAACTTGCGAATAAAGGCACGATTTTTTTGGATGAAATTGGCGATTTGGATTTGTCGAGCCAAGTAAAATTATTACGAGTATTACAAGACCGAACCTTTGAGCCACTCGGCAGTAGTAAAAGCAAAACCGTAGATGTTCGGGTGATTTGTGCTACCAATCGAAATTTGGAGGAAATGGTAGCACAAAATACTTTTCGAGAGGATTTATATTATCGAATCAATTTGATAACCGTCAAACTGCCCGCCTTGCGTGAGCGGCCAGACGATATTGCGGCTTTGGCCTTGTATTTTGTCAATAATCTCAAAACAATTTATGAACGTCCTCATCTCAAAATTCACCCCAAGGCAATTGCTTGGCTAAAAGGACTGCCTTTGCCCGGTAATATTCGCCAGTTAAAAAATTTGGTTGAGAAAACCATATTGTTAAGCCCCAACGATGAATTAGAAATTGCTGATTTTCAAAAAAATATCTCGGTCAATACCCAACAAGTTAGTAAAAACAGCTTGCCCGAAGTAGGAACAATGACTTTGGATGAAATGGAACTACTCATGATTCAACGAGCCATGGCATTTCATCAAAACAAAATCTCAAAAGTAGCACGGGCATTGGGTATTACTCGTTTTGCCTTATACCGTAGGCTCGAAAAGTTTGATATTCCTTTTAGCGAATAG
- a CDS encoding alpha/beta hydrolase, with translation MKIYSFKSLTRIIGFCCCTIWGYAQNNPIITSLPEGTRLLGNIAYANDTLKKHQLDIYLPQNAPKNIPLVVWVHGGAWMLNDKYADMGYMKNTLNTILSNGFALASIDYRHSTTAPFPGLLQDCYQALEFLSRHASEYGFDKNNIALMGFSAGGHLASILALSNNNHVADFYPNNKPTTFSIKAVVDFYGPADLQAMPSSLDINSVATDPITLLLGTPPLQRPDLAKKASPVTYIDKNDPPFLIIHGEKDESVPQAQSILLSSWLSLAGIPNEVIIVKNAPHYGVMFDEASIREKIKLFLTKHLK, from the coding sequence ATGAAAATATATTCTTTTAAAAGTCTTACTCGTATCATAGGCTTCTGTTGTTGTACCATTTGGGGATATGCTCAAAACAACCCTATTATTACATCTTTGCCCGAAGGTACTCGCTTATTAGGCAATATTGCCTATGCCAACGATACCCTCAAAAAGCATCAGTTAGACATCTACCTACCCCAAAATGCCCCTAAAAATATACCTTTGGTTGTATGGGTGCATGGTGGTGCATGGATGCTCAACGACAAATATGCCGATATGGGGTATATGAAAAACACCTTGAATACGATACTAAGCAATGGCTTTGCCTTGGCTTCTATCGACTATCGGCATAGTACTACTGCTCCATTTCCTGGGCTGTTACAAGACTGTTATCAGGCATTAGAATTTTTGAGCCGACATGCTTCCGAATATGGGTTTGATAAAAATAATATTGCCCTAATGGGTTTTTCGGCAGGAGGGCATTTGGCAAGTATATTGGCTTTGTCCAATAACAACCATGTTGCCGATTTTTATCCCAACAACAAGCCTACCACTTTTAGCATAAAGGCAGTAGTGGATTTTTATGGCCCTGCCGACTTACAGGCTATGCCTAGCAGCCTAGATATCAACAGCGTAGCCACCGACCCCATAACGCTTTTGTTAGGAACACCACCTTTACAAAGGCCAGACTTGGCCAAAAAGGCAAGCCCCGTAACTTATATCGACAAAAATGACCCTCCGTTTTTAATCATACATGGCGAAAAGGACGAATCTGTACCACAAGCCCAGTCAATACTACTAAGCTCGTGGTTGAGTCTTGCTGGTATTCCCAACGAAGTGATTATTGTAAAAAATGCACCACATTATGGCGTTATGTTCGACGAAGCTTCGATTAGGGAAAAAATTAAACTATTTTTGACGAAACATTTAAAATGA
- a CDS encoding FG-GAP repeat domain-containing protein, with the protein MKKITVFVGFVVALCVLIQCNTQTSTATYTPPKPSGLSGEELAKQHCGSCHQYPTPDLAEQRIWEKSILPKMALRLGMADKMTYFTSLEYEDMMMLSVANIFPDNPVMATEDWQKIIDFYVKNAPEKPIPQGKKVRPTVGLANFEAHSIYTTGEIPLVTMVKFRPEQKSLYVAYRGHNHVDIFDNHLSKTDSFPTQSPVSDMVFLPNKSLLALNMGIMDPNEQRRGTLIKRDFLKKETILMDTLRRPVEITLADLNQDGKQDAVICQFGNEIGKLAWYENNFKTEHVLKYAPGARNAIVQDINGDNLPDITVLMTQARESVILFINKGNGRFEEKPVLFFSPIYGSSHIQLVDFDKDGFQDILYTNGDNADLSMSLKRFHGVHIFLNDGKQHFTEKYFYPMFGASKAMAADFDLDGDLDIAAISFFTDAQQMPNEGFLYFENLGNWQFKPSTLKETAKGKWMVMDVADTDQDGDADIVLGSFMLKERNVTDNKQKARKVSVLVLENKTK; encoded by the coding sequence ATGAAAAAAATTACTGTTTTTGTAGGGTTTGTAGTGGCATTATGTGTACTTATTCAGTGTAATACCCAAACCAGTACAGCCACCTATACCCCACCAAAACCTAGTGGGCTTTCTGGGGAAGAATTAGCCAAACAGCATTGCGGTAGTTGTCATCAATACCCAACCCCCGATTTGGCCGAGCAACGTATCTGGGAGAAAAGTATTTTACCAAAAATGGCTTTAAGACTTGGAATGGCCGATAAAATGACCTATTTCACCTCGCTCGAATACGAAGATATGATGATGCTGAGTGTTGCCAATATTTTTCCTGACAACCCTGTAATGGCAACCGAAGATTGGCAAAAAATCATTGATTTCTACGTAAAAAATGCTCCCGAAAAACCTATCCCTCAGGGTAAGAAAGTGCGTCCAACTGTTGGTTTGGCCAATTTTGAAGCACATTCGATTTATACTACGGGCGAAATCCCTTTGGTAACAATGGTAAAGTTTCGTCCTGAACAAAAATCACTTTATGTGGCTTACCGAGGACATAATCATGTCGATATCTTTGATAACCACTTATCCAAAACAGATAGCTTTCCTACCCAAAGCCCCGTATCGGATATGGTTTTTCTACCAAATAAATCCTTGCTTGCTCTAAACATGGGTATTATGGACCCCAACGAGCAAAGACGAGGCACATTGATAAAACGAGATTTCCTAAAAAAGGAAACAATACTGATGGATACCCTTCGACGACCCGTAGAAATAACCCTTGCCGACCTCAATCAAGATGGCAAGCAGGATGCGGTAATCTGTCAGTTTGGTAATGAAATAGGCAAACTAGCATGGTACGAAAACAATTTTAAAACCGAACATGTTTTGAAATATGCCCCAGGAGCAAGAAATGCCATTGTACAAGATATTAATGGCGACAATCTGCCCGATATTACGGTACTCATGACCCAAGCCCGTGAAAGTGTTATTCTGTTTATCAATAAAGGTAATGGCCGTTTTGAGGAAAAACCTGTACTGTTTTTCTCTCCAATTTATGGTTCTAGTCATATCCAATTAGTCGATTTTGATAAAGACGGTTTTCAAGATATTCTTTATACTAATGGCGACAATGCCGACCTTTCTATGTCGCTAAAGCGTTTTCATGGGGTGCATATTTTCTTGAACGATGGTAAGCAGCATTTTACCGAAAAGTATTTTTACCCGATGTTTGGTGCATCAAAAGCAATGGCTGCCGATTTTGACCTAGATGGCGATTTGGATATTGCGGCTATTTCGTTTTTTACCGATGCCCAACAAATGCCCAATGAAGGATTTCTGTACTTTGAAAACCTAGGTAATTGGCAATTTAAACCTTCGACCCTAAAAGAAACGGCAAAGGGGAAGTGGATGGTAATGGACGTAGCCGACACCGACCAAGACGGCGATGCCGATATAGTGCTGGGGTCGTTTATGCTAAAAGAAAGAAATGTGACCGACAATAAGCAAAAAGCTAGAAAAGTAAGCGTACTTGTCCTTGAAAATAAAACTAAATAA